In a genomic window of Polycladomyces abyssicola:
- the spoIVA gene encoding stage IV sporulation protein A — protein sequence MKKIDIFKDIAERTGGDIYLGVVGAVRTGKSTFIKRFMEQVVIPNISEESERIRATDELPHSGAGKTITTIEPKFVPNQAVNIHVSEGLDINVRLVDCVGYAIEGAKGYEDDNGPRMINTPWFDDPVPFQEAAEVGTRKVIQEHSTLGVVVTTDGSITDIPRYAYEEVEERVVEELKEVGKPFIMVLNSNRPYSEKTQALRQELTEKYDIPVMALSVANMGEEEILQVMKEVLFEFPVHEVNVNLPSWVMVLDEDHWLRQEFENSVRETVKDIRRLRDVDAVVEQFAHYDFIDRAALSGMDMGQGIAEIDLYAPDELYDRILTEVVGVEIRGKDHLLELMVEFTRAKKEYDKVAEALKMVRTTGYGVAAPTLDEMTLDEPELIKQGSRFGVRLKATAPSIHMIKVNVHSEFAPIIGSERQSEELVNYLMRDFEQDPLKIWESDIFGRSLNSIVREGIQAKLSMMPENARYKLQETLERIINEGSGGLIAIIL from the coding sequence GTGAAAAAAATCGATATCTTCAAAGATATTGCGGAACGAACGGGAGGGGATATTTACCTCGGGGTGGTCGGTGCGGTGCGCACCGGGAAGTCGACGTTTATCAAGCGGTTTATGGAACAAGTAGTGATACCCAACATCAGCGAAGAATCCGAACGCATTCGGGCAACTGATGAGCTGCCGCATAGTGGGGCGGGCAAGACGATCACGACGATCGAGCCCAAATTCGTTCCCAATCAGGCGGTCAACATTCATGTCAGCGAAGGATTGGACATCAATGTCCGTTTAGTGGACTGCGTCGGCTACGCGATCGAAGGGGCCAAAGGTTATGAGGATGATAACGGCCCACGTATGATCAACACCCCTTGGTTTGACGATCCCGTTCCTTTCCAGGAAGCGGCCGAAGTCGGCACGCGCAAGGTGATTCAGGAGCATTCCACGTTGGGTGTGGTGGTGACGACGGACGGCAGCATTACCGACATCCCCCGCTATGCGTATGAAGAAGTGGAGGAGCGGGTGGTCGAGGAGCTGAAAGAAGTCGGCAAGCCGTTCATCATGGTACTCAATTCAAACCGTCCCTATTCGGAGAAAACGCAGGCACTCCGACAGGAGCTGACCGAGAAATACGACATCCCCGTGATGGCGCTGTCAGTGGCCAATATGGGTGAAGAAGAGATCCTGCAAGTGATGAAAGAAGTGCTCTTCGAGTTTCCGGTTCATGAAGTGAACGTCAATCTGCCGAGCTGGGTGATGGTGCTGGATGAGGACCACTGGCTGCGCCAGGAATTTGAGAACTCCGTCCGTGAAACGGTGAAGGATATCCGTCGTCTGCGCGATGTCGATGCTGTGGTGGAACAATTCGCGCACTACGACTTTATCGACCGGGCCGCTCTTTCCGGCATGGACATGGGTCAAGGGATTGCCGAGATCGATCTTTACGCGCCGGATGAGTTGTACGATCGAATTCTGACTGAGGTGGTCGGAGTTGAAATTCGCGGTAAGGATCACCTATTGGAGTTGATGGTGGAGTTCACGCGGGCCAAAAAGGAATATGACAAGGTAGCCGAAGCGCTGAAGATGGTCCGGACAACTGGTTACGGGGTAGCCGCGCCTACGCTGGACGAAATGACGCTGGATGAGCCGGAACTGATCAAACAGGGTTCCCGATTTGGGGTCCGGCTCAAGGCGACAGCACCGTCGATTCATATGATCAAGGTGAACGTGCATTCCGAGTTTGCCCCCATCATCGGATCGGAAAGGCAGAGCGAAGAACTGGTCAACTACCTGATGCGCGACTTTGAACAGGATCCTCTGAAAATTTGGGAATCGGACATTTTCGGCAGGTCGCTCAATTCAATCGTAAGGGAAGGCATTCAAGCCAAATTGTCGATGATGCCGGAAAATGCCCGGTACAAACTACAAGAGACATTGGAGCGGATCATCAATGAAGGTTCGGGCGGACTGATCGCCATCATCTTATAA
- a CDS encoding HU family DNA-binding protein: MNKTELIAKVAEKTQMTKKDATQSVEAVLEAITEALKNGEKVQLIGFGNFEVRERAARKGRNPQTGKEITIPASKVPAFKPGKALKDEVNK; this comes from the coding sequence GTGAACAAGACGGAATTGATTGCCAAAGTGGCGGAAAAAACCCAAATGACGAAGAAAGATGCCACCCAATCCGTTGAGGCCGTGTTGGAAGCCATCACCGAAGCGCTGAAAAACGGTGAGAAAGTGCAACTGATCGGGTTTGGCAACTTTGAAGTCCGTGAACGCGCTGCCCGTAAAGGGCGCAACCCGCAAACCGGAAAAGAAATCACCATTCCGGCCAGCAAGGTTCCGGCTTTCAAACCGGGCAAAGCGCTGAAGGACGAAGTGAACAAGTAA
- the folE gene encoding GTP cyclohydrolase I FolE, with amino-acid sequence MRVDHEKIQTAVRMILEAIGEDPDREGLRDTPARVARMYEEVFAGLDQDPGEYFSVIFSEDHEELVLVKDIPFFSMCEHHLVPFYGKAHVGYIPRGGRVTGLSKLARAVEAVARRPQLQERITATVADAIMEKLDPHGVIVVVEAEHMCMTMRGVKKPGSKTVTSAVRGIFAENAAARAEALSLIGIR; translated from the coding sequence ATGCGAGTGGATCACGAAAAGATTCAGACCGCGGTGCGGATGATCTTGGAGGCGATCGGAGAGGATCCGGATCGGGAAGGTCTGAGGGATACGCCAGCTCGTGTGGCACGAATGTATGAGGAAGTGTTTGCCGGATTGGATCAGGATCCCGGCGAATATTTTTCGGTCATATTCAGCGAAGACCATGAAGAATTGGTATTGGTGAAGGACATTCCGTTTTTCTCCATGTGCGAACACCATTTGGTTCCGTTTTACGGAAAAGCACATGTCGGATACATTCCACGTGGCGGTCGTGTGACCGGTCTCAGCAAATTGGCTCGGGCGGTGGAGGCTGTTGCACGACGTCCGCAACTGCAGGAGCGCATCACTGCCACCGTGGCGGATGCAATCATGGAAAAACTGGATCCTCACGGCGTGATTGTCGTGGTGGAGGCCGAACATATGTGCATGACGATGCGGGGCGTGAAAAAGCCGGGCTCCAAAACCGTCACATCGGCCGTTCGTGGCATATTCGCCGAAAATGCAGCAGCCCGTGCGGAGGCGCTCAGCCTGATCGGGATTCGCTAA
- the mtrB gene encoding trp RNA-binding attenuation protein MtrB — MEPITSDYIVIKAKENGVNVIGLTRGKDTRFHHSEKLDKGEVMIAQFTEHTSAIKVRGKATILTRYGTIDTEE; from the coding sequence ATGGAACCGATTACAAGCGATTATATCGTGATCAAGGCGAAAGAAAACGGGGTCAACGTGATCGGGTTGACACGGGGTAAGGATACGCGGTTTCATCACTCGGAAAAGCTGGACAAAGGAGAAGTGATGATCGCGCAATTTACGGAACACACTTCGGCGATCAAGGTTCGCGGCAAAGCGACCATTTTGACGCGATATGGAACGATCGATACGGAAGAGTGA
- a CDS encoding heptaprenyl diphosphate synthase component 1 produces the protein MTSVHTEWESIVEEIAQYAENPFVKRCLGRPHVPSFFVQVLYMMLKSHELPISRIRRLCTATALLQMALDIHETVSLDKPKTEEQMRIRQLTVLAGDYYSSQFYRLLSEQGEVEAVACLAQATCRINEAKMRLYALRDDTRTSSSVWLPLIRRIRGELLAALADFFHAENRWDHSWRPLAERLMALDYLVSPRVKETFPWLSDDSVPAVLLEEIQSWLEGMKLSEERQEWAEAIQRRFAPVLGEPLLREG, from the coding sequence ATGACGTCCGTACATACCGAATGGGAATCCATCGTGGAAGAGATCGCTCAATATGCAGAAAACCCGTTTGTCAAGCGCTGTCTCGGCCGACCTCATGTGCCATCTTTTTTTGTACAGGTACTTTATATGATGTTGAAGTCGCATGAACTGCCCATTTCGCGGATTCGCCGGTTGTGTACGGCGACTGCTTTATTGCAAATGGCCTTGGACATTCACGAAACGGTCTCGCTGGACAAGCCGAAAACGGAAGAGCAAATGCGCATACGTCAACTCACCGTCTTGGCCGGTGATTATTATTCCAGTCAGTTTTACCGTTTATTGAGCGAGCAGGGAGAAGTGGAAGCCGTAGCATGTTTGGCCCAGGCAACCTGCCGCATCAACGAAGCGAAAATGCGTTTGTATGCGTTGCGCGACGATACACGAACGTCATCCTCGGTGTGGCTTCCATTGATTCGGCGAATCCGGGGCGAATTGCTTGCGGCGTTGGCCGATTTTTTTCATGCAGAAAACCGGTGGGACCATTCATGGCGCCCGCTGGCGGAGCGTTTGATGGCGCTCGATTACCTCGTCTCGCCCCGCGTGAAAGAGACATTTCCGTGGTTGTCCGACGATTCGGTTCCGGCCGTTTTGTTGGAGGAAATCCAATCTTGGCTGGAAGGAATGAAGCTGTCGGAAGAGCGCCAAGAATGGGCGGAGGCGATCCAGCGTAGATTTGCTCCGGTATTGGGAGAGCCGCTACTCCGGGAAGGGTGA
- a CDS encoding demethylmenaquinone methyltransferase: MSVDQDQMSRSKEQFVHSVFESIAHRYDRMNTILSFRRHKAWRKFTMKVMAVKPGDTAIDVCCGTGDWAIALAEASGTGEIVGLDFSQNMLKVAERKIGERGLDQQIRLIHGNAMALPFADNTFDHATIGFALRNVPDYRHVLREMARVVKPGGQVVSLELSKPTWAPFRAVYYLYFRRILPLLGKWLAGRYEQYRWLPESLAQFPDYKELARIMEEEGVFESVRVFPLTGGIAAVHIGIKKRDV, encoded by the coding sequence ATGTCGGTGGATCAGGATCAAATGTCTCGGTCGAAAGAACAGTTTGTCCACAGTGTCTTTGAAAGTATCGCACATCGATATGACCGGATGAACACGATCCTCAGTTTCAGGCGTCACAAGGCATGGCGCAAGTTCACCATGAAGGTGATGGCGGTCAAGCCGGGCGATACCGCCATTGACGTCTGTTGCGGGACGGGCGACTGGGCGATCGCGCTGGCGGAGGCGTCGGGAACGGGAGAGATCGTGGGGCTGGATTTCAGCCAAAACATGCTGAAAGTGGCGGAAAGAAAAATTGGCGAAAGGGGACTTGACCAGCAAATCCGTTTGATTCACGGCAACGCGATGGCATTGCCTTTTGCAGACAACACCTTCGACCATGCGACGATCGGCTTCGCCTTGCGCAACGTGCCGGATTATCGTCACGTGTTGCGCGAAATGGCCCGTGTGGTCAAGCCGGGCGGTCAGGTCGTTTCCCTGGAATTGTCCAAGCCGACCTGGGCGCCGTTTCGCGCGGTGTACTATCTGTACTTTCGACGGATTCTGCCCTTGCTGGGCAAATGGTTGGCAGGACGGTACGAGCAATACCGTTGGTTGCCGGAATCATTGGCTCAATTTCCCGATTACAAGGAATTGGCGCGCATCATGGAAGAAGAAGGTGTATTTGAATCGGTGCGGGTCTTTCCGTTGACCGGCGGGATTGCGGCTGTGCACATCGGCATCAAGAAACGGGATGTATGA
- a CDS encoding UbiA-like polyprenyltransferase: MIKFEHTVFALPFAYLGAVLGNVMVEGGLPTWREVGWITVAMVGARSAAMALNRLIDRHIDAKNPRTTQREIPAGKISVPAVWVFVLVSFLLLFVAAWQLNPLAVQLMPIAVLVLTVYSYTKRFTWACHLVLGAAIGLAPMGGWVAATGQLDGTAWLLFVTVALWTAGFDVIYACQDIDFDRQEGLYSIPARFGLARALRYSAWMHVGTAIGLILLIQITPLSAWYGAGVLIALAILYYEHRIVSPDDLSRLNTAFFTMNGVLSVIVFLFAMADVILR, encoded by the coding sequence ATGATCAAGTTTGAACATACCGTGTTTGCTTTGCCATTCGCCTATCTGGGTGCCGTATTGGGGAATGTGATGGTGGAGGGAGGTTTGCCCACCTGGCGAGAAGTCGGTTGGATCACCGTGGCCATGGTGGGTGCGCGCAGTGCGGCGATGGCGCTCAACCGGCTGATCGACCGCCATATCGACGCGAAAAACCCGCGAACGACACAGCGGGAGATTCCGGCGGGAAAAATTTCCGTTCCGGCCGTTTGGGTCTTTGTGCTTGTCTCGTTCCTATTGCTGTTTGTGGCCGCCTGGCAACTGAACCCATTGGCCGTCCAGCTGATGCCAATCGCTGTGTTGGTGTTGACCGTTTACTCCTATACCAAGCGGTTTACCTGGGCTTGTCATTTGGTGCTGGGTGCGGCGATCGGTTTGGCCCCCATGGGCGGGTGGGTGGCAGCCACCGGGCAACTGGATGGGACGGCTTGGCTGTTGTTTGTGACGGTGGCGTTGTGGACGGCAGGGTTTGATGTCATCTATGCGTGTCAAGACATCGATTTCGATCGCCAGGAAGGGTTATATTCCATTCCTGCACGATTCGGTCTGGCCCGTGCACTCCGTTATTCGGCATGGATGCATGTCGGAACCGCCATCGGCCTGATTTTGCTGATCCAGATCACACCGCTCAGTGCGTGGTACGGTGCCGGCGTCTTGATCGCATTAGCGATTCTGTATTATGAGCACCGAATCGTGTCACCCGACGATTTATCCCGTCTGAACACAGCCTTTTTCACGATGAACGGCGTATTGAGCGTGATTGTGTTTCTCTTTGCGATGGCGGATGTGATATTGAGATGA
- a CDS encoding UbiX family flavin prenyltransferase codes for MSAKRFVVGMTGASGAPYALCLLEELLRQGHEVHLVVTEAAWRVLKEEHDWDVSAREGAFRDRWRNLPGRLVHHPIKDIGASIASGSYPVDGMVVIPCSMGTLAKLAAGLSTNLLERAADVMIKEGRPLVLVPRETPLSSIHLENMLRLSRIGVKIVPAMPAFYHRPETLDDIVRFVAGKALDQMSVPHQLYRRWEGRR; via the coding sequence ATGAGTGCCAAACGGTTTGTGGTGGGCATGACGGGGGCGAGCGGCGCCCCCTATGCATTGTGTTTGTTGGAAGAACTGCTTCGTCAGGGACACGAAGTTCATCTGGTGGTGACCGAAGCCGCCTGGCGGGTACTGAAGGAAGAGCACGATTGGGACGTGTCCGCCCGGGAGGGGGCTTTTCGTGATCGGTGGCGGAATCTGCCCGGACGGCTGGTCCATCATCCGATCAAGGATATCGGGGCTTCGATCGCCTCGGGTTCTTATCCGGTGGACGGGATGGTGGTGATCCCCTGTTCGATGGGGACATTGGCGAAGCTGGCTGCGGGATTGTCCACCAATCTCTTGGAGCGGGCAGCGGACGTGATGATCAAGGAAGGGCGTCCGCTCGTATTGGTACCGCGCGAGACGCCGTTGTCTTCTATCCACTTGGAAAACATGTTACGTCTCTCCAGAATCGGCGTCAAAATCGTTCCGGCAATGCCGGCTTTCTACCACCGTCCCGAAACACTGGACGACATCGTGAGGTTCGTGGCCGGTAAGGCGCTTGATCAGATGTCGGTTCCGCATCAATTGTATCGACGATGGGAGGGAAGGCGATGA
- a CDS encoding menaquinone biosynthetic enzyme MqnA/MqnD family protein codes for MRPLRIGRIAFTNVLPLYHYFDSDGLPVELVPMVPSQLNRLMAAGEIDMGPISSFAYADQYPNYVLLPDLSVSARGRVGSIFLFTRDAALSDLRSAKIALTNTSASSVALLKVLLNGFERGNPEYVTMPPSLGDMMEQADAALLIGDDAIRAQWDNPGYRVLDLGWEWYQRTGLDMVFAVWAVRREVVEERPDLLYAVYERFFASKEQSRLDPTPVIREAQRQLGGDEAFWRNYYNGLCYDLRQPQLEGLEAYYRRAAEIGLLSPNVRIEVLDLPAGTSTGEPR; via the coding sequence ATGAGACCCCTGCGGATCGGTCGAATCGCGTTTACGAATGTTTTACCACTGTATCATTATTTTGATTCAGATGGGCTACCTGTGGAGCTGGTGCCCATGGTGCCGTCCCAACTGAACCGGCTCATGGCCGCCGGGGAGATCGACATGGGGCCCATTTCTTCTTTCGCTTATGCCGATCAGTATCCGAACTACGTCCTTTTGCCGGATTTATCAGTCAGTGCCAGGGGACGGGTCGGTTCCATTTTTTTGTTTACGCGTGATGCGGCTTTGTCCGATCTTCGTTCGGCCAAAATCGCGCTTACCAACACCTCGGCTTCGTCAGTGGCGTTGCTCAAGGTACTGCTCAATGGATTTGAGCGGGGAAATCCCGAATACGTCACCATGCCGCCTTCGCTCGGCGACATGATGGAGCAGGCGGATGCAGCCTTGTTGATCGGTGACGATGCCATTCGGGCTCAGTGGGACAATCCGGGATACCGCGTGTTGGATCTGGGGTGGGAATGGTACCAACGGACCGGATTGGACATGGTGTTTGCGGTTTGGGCGGTGCGCAGAGAAGTAGTGGAAGAGCGGCCTGATCTGTTGTATGCCGTATATGAACGGTTCTTTGCCAGCAAAGAACAGAGCCGCCTCGATCCCACACCGGTTATCCGCGAGGCGCAGCGTCAATTGGGTGGTGATGAGGCGTTCTGGCGGAATTATTACAATGGATTGTGTTATGATTTGCGCCAGCCTCAACTGGAAGGGCTGGAAGCATACTATCGGCGTGCCGCCGAGATCGGGCTGTTATCCCCGAATGTGCGGATTGAGGTGTTGGATTTGCCTGCGGGCACAAGTACGGGCGAACCAAGGTGA
- a CDS encoding polyprenyl synthetase family protein has protein sequence MRLHEIYEDLKNDLESIEQELSATVASRDSQLAASAGHLLHAGGKRLRPVFVLLSGRFGKYDLERLKRIAVPLELIHMATLVHDDVIDDAETRRGRKTVKAQWDNRVAMYTGDFIFARALEVVAQIGQPRIHHILSRAIVQMCRGEIEQIRDFYNPGQHLLRYLHRIKRKTALLMAISCQLGALASNASEEIVRVLYRYGYYVGMAFQITDDVLDLTGNEQQLGKPAGSDLRQGNVTLPVIHTLQFGKREDRERILAFLRSRGEEVSLDEVLARVRHAEGIPFSLNLAERYLEKALSMVDVLPPCTARESLRMIARFVGTRTY, from the coding sequence ATGAGACTCCATGAAATTTATGAGGATCTGAAAAATGACTTAGAATCGATTGAGCAGGAACTGTCGGCAACGGTCGCATCCCGGGACAGCCAGCTGGCGGCGTCGGCCGGCCACTTGCTCCATGCTGGTGGGAAACGGCTCCGACCTGTTTTTGTATTGTTGTCAGGGCGGTTCGGCAAGTATGATCTGGAGCGTTTGAAAAGGATCGCCGTCCCTCTGGAGCTGATTCACATGGCCACACTGGTGCATGATGATGTGATCGACGATGCGGAGACCCGACGGGGGAGAAAAACGGTGAAGGCTCAATGGGACAACCGTGTAGCCATGTACACCGGGGATTTCATATTTGCCCGCGCCTTGGAAGTGGTTGCCCAGATCGGTCAGCCGCGGATTCACCATATATTGTCCCGTGCGATCGTGCAGATGTGCCGGGGGGAAATCGAACAGATCCGCGATTTTTACAACCCCGGTCAGCATTTGCTGCGTTATCTGCACCGAATCAAGCGGAAAACGGCGCTCCTGATGGCGATCAGCTGCCAATTGGGAGCACTGGCAAGCAACGCATCCGAGGAGATTGTGCGGGTATTATACCGATACGGATATTATGTGGGCATGGCGTTTCAGATTACTGACGACGTGTTGGATCTGACCGGTAACGAACAGCAACTCGGCAAGCCAGCCGGGAGTGATTTGCGTCAGGGAAACGTGACATTGCCGGTCATTCATACTTTGCAGTTCGGGAAAAGGGAGGATCGTGAACGGATTTTGGCGTTTTTGCGTTCACGTGGTGAAGAAGTGTCGTTGGACGAAGTGTTGGCACGCGTCCGTCATGCTGAGGGGATACCGTTTTCGCTCAACCTGGCCGAACGGTATTTGGAGAAGGCGCTGTCGATGGTGGACGTCTTGCCGCCGTGCACTGCGCGAGAATCGTTGCGTATGATTGCCAGGTTTGTCGGTACACGCACGTATTAG
- the ndk gene encoding nucleoside-diphosphate kinase, which translates to MEKTFVMVKPDGVQRGLIGEIVSRFEKKGYQLVAAKLMTVSRELAEKHYAEHKEKPFFGELVDFITSGPVFAMVWQGQNVIAGARQMMGKTNPADAAPGTIRGDFGISVGMNIIHGSDSPESAEREINLWFGEQELITYDKTINKWIG; encoded by the coding sequence ATGGAAAAGACGTTTGTGATGGTGAAGCCGGATGGGGTACAACGCGGACTCATCGGCGAAATTGTGTCGCGCTTCGAGAAAAAAGGGTATCAGCTCGTGGCGGCCAAATTGATGACGGTTTCCCGGGAGCTGGCTGAAAAGCATTATGCCGAGCACAAAGAGAAGCCGTTCTTCGGTGAATTGGTGGATTTCATCACGTCAGGTCCGGTGTTCGCCATGGTGTGGCAAGGACAAAACGTGATCGCTGGAGCCCGGCAAATGATGGGCAAAACCAATCCCGCTGATGCCGCACCGGGTACGATTCGCGGTGATTTCGGCATCAGTGTGGGGATGAACATCATCCACGGCTCTGATTCCCCGGAAAGCGCGGAACGGGAAATCAATCTCTGGTTTGGTGAGCAGGAACTGATCACCTACGACAAAACGATCAACAAATGGATCGGATAA
- a CDS encoding winged helix-turn-helix transcriptional regulator, with protein MHPHPLCPKFEAAFELLGKRWTGLIIRVLMDGPRRFRDISDSIPQMSDKMLSERFKELEAAGVLKRNIYPEKPVRIEYALTEKGKALRPVMDAVQAWAEEWVDSEGEK; from the coding sequence ATGCACCCACATCCTCTTTGTCCCAAATTCGAAGCTGCTTTTGAACTACTGGGGAAGCGGTGGACCGGATTGATCATCCGGGTACTGATGGACGGTCCCCGACGGTTTCGTGACATCTCCGACAGCATTCCTCAAATGAGCGATAAAATGCTGTCCGAACGTTTCAAGGAATTGGAAGCCGCCGGGGTGTTAAAACGCAACATTTATCCGGAAAAGCCCGTGCGGATCGAATATGCGCTTACCGAAAAGGGAAAAGCACTGCGACCGGTGATGGATGCCGTTCAAGCATGGGCCGAAGAATGGGTGGATTCGGAAGGGGAAAAATGA
- a CDS encoding DoxX family protein, with the protein MMNLGLLIIRLVVGLTFMGHGAQKLFGWFGGHGLKGTAGWMESIGLRPGWWMALLAGLSELIGGALFAAGVGTSLGAALIVLTMLVAIFKVHGKNGYWITAGGIEYNVVLIAVAIGVALIGPGSHVLIG; encoded by the coding sequence ATGATGAATCTGGGATTGTTGATTATTCGATTGGTGGTAGGCTTGACGTTTATGGGTCATGGTGCGCAAAAGCTGTTCGGTTGGTTCGGCGGCCATGGGTTGAAAGGAACGGCCGGGTGGATGGAATCGATCGGATTGCGTCCCGGTTGGTGGATGGCGTTGCTGGCCGGTTTGTCTGAGTTGATCGGTGGGGCATTGTTTGCGGCTGGTGTAGGAACGAGTTTAGGAGCGGCGCTGATCGTACTGACCATGTTGGTTGCTATCTTCAAAGTGCACGGGAAAAACGGTTACTGGATCACTGCCGGAGGAATCGAATACAATGTGGTTCTGATTGCGGTGGCAATTGGAGTGGCCTTGATCGGACCCGGTTCCCACGTTTTGATCGGTTAA
- a CDS encoding DODA-type extradiol aromatic ring-opening family dioxygenase: MTSSLFIAHGSPLLAVQDIEYTRDLRRLGEQLDQPEAILVFTAHWVSETLTLTATDEAQDTIHDFGGFPKELYEITYPAKGSVNVAKEVQKLLRDHEIEAMLNAHRGLDHGVWVILRHMYPAADIPVIAASVNPSLSPEEQYRIGAALSSLKRRNILIIASGATVHNFRYMNFYDQGQTDEWAKEFDDWLIDRIREWDTVSLFDYQHLVPHALRATSDAEHFLPLFIAMGAGVDNRTARVCHQSYQYGSLSHLILQFD; the protein is encoded by the coding sequence TTGACCTCTTCTTTGTTCATCGCTCACGGGTCACCGCTCCTTGCCGTGCAGGACATCGAATACACCCGGGACTTGCGACGGTTGGGGGAACAACTGGATCAACCCGAGGCGATCCTCGTATTCACCGCCCATTGGGTAAGCGAGACGCTGACATTGACGGCCACAGATGAGGCCCAGGATACCATCCACGATTTTGGTGGTTTTCCAAAAGAATTGTACGAGATTACTTATCCTGCAAAAGGATCGGTCAATGTCGCCAAAGAAGTGCAGAAGCTGCTACGGGATCACGAGATTGAGGCGATGCTGAATGCACATCGGGGGCTGGATCACGGGGTGTGGGTGATATTGCGCCATATGTACCCGGCGGCCGACATCCCGGTGATTGCGGCTTCCGTCAATCCCTCTCTATCACCTGAGGAGCAGTACCGGATCGGGGCAGCCCTTTCCTCCTTGAAAAGGCGTAACATCCTGATTATCGCCAGTGGCGCCACGGTTCACAATTTCCGTTATATGAACTTTTATGATCAGGGTCAAACCGATGAATGGGCGAAGGAATTTGATGATTGGCTGATCGACCGTATCCGGGAATGGGACACCGTTTCGCTTTTCGATTATCAACACTTGGTACCGCATGCCCTCCGTGCCACATCGGATGCCGAACACTTTTTGCCGCTGTTTATCGCGATGGGAGCCGGTGTTGACAACCGTACGGCTCGGGTGTGCCATCAAAGTTATCAGTACGGTTCATTAAGCCATTTGATTCTGCAGTTTGATTGA
- a CDS encoding pirin family protein → MIRIIPSEERYTADHGWLKTRHSFSFAEYYDPNNLNFGPLRVFNDDIVQPGKGFGMHPHADMEIISYVIDGVLEHRDSMGNQGLLRAGEVQRMTAGTGIFHSEYNHSQDRPVHFLQIWFYPERRGLTPSWEQASFPKEAQHNRLLPVVSGTPREGALSIHQDVTVYLSQLDAGRSLTHEQEDGRLMYLFLIEGRIKLSGEHTLKTGDTARITDLSSIEIAAEEDAHFMLMDLASLD, encoded by the coding sequence ATGATTCGCATTATTCCATCTGAAGAAAGATATACGGCCGACCATGGTTGGTTAAAGACACGGCACAGTTTCTCGTTTGCGGAGTATTATGACCCAAACAATCTCAATTTCGGGCCGCTCCGTGTGTTTAACGACGACATCGTGCAGCCGGGAAAAGGTTTCGGTATGCATCCCCACGCGGACATGGAAATCATCAGCTATGTGATCGACGGTGTGTTGGAGCACCGGGACAGTATGGGTAACCAAGGTTTGCTCCGCGCCGGTGAGGTACAACGGATGACGGCGGGAACCGGCATTTTTCATTCGGAGTACAATCACTCGCAAGACCGACCGGTCCATTTTCTGCAAATCTGGTTTTATCCTGAACGCAGGGGACTGACTCCTTCCTGGGAACAAGCATCATTTCCTAAAGAAGCGCAACACAACCGGTTACTGCCGGTTGTCTCCGGCACGCCCCGGGAAGGCGCACTGTCGATTCATCAGGATGTCACAGTGTATCTGTCGCAGTTGGATGCGGGGCGTTCATTGACGCATGAACAGGAAGACGGACGCTTGATGTATCTGTTTCTGATCGAAGGTCGGATAAAGTTGAGCGGGGAACATACGTTAAAAACGGGAGATACTGCCCGTATAACTGATCTCTCCAGCATCGAGATCGCTGCTGAGGAAGATGCGCATTTCATGCTGATGGATTTGGCGTCCTTGGATTAA